The Geoalkalibacter sp. genome has a segment encoding these proteins:
- the pheT gene encoding phenylalanine--tRNA ligase subunit beta has product MILTYNWLREFVDCDLAPEELAHRLTMAGLEVDSMEKIGEGLDTVIVARLQSVAPHPDADRLTVCQVDTGSALIHVVCGAQNHKSGDLVALAQVGTVLPGDFKIKKSKIRGQESQGMLCSEKELGLAEQSEGILILPPHLDLGTPVFEALGLKDVRFELGLTPNRADCLSVVGVAREVAALTGRSLRLPKSLLVEDGAPIGEQTSVTIQEPGMCPRYAARLIRGVKIGPSPQWMVRRLESIGLRSINNVVDVTNYVLMELGHPLHAFDFHQLRGGRILVRRAAEGERFTTLDGQERLLNGGDLTICDGEGPVALAGIMGGENSEIRPETVDILLESAYFNPPTIRRTSKRLGLHSESSHRFERGADVDMVPRALDRAAGLILEVAGGTLAKGAIDCYPTRIHQRRITLSPERTSRLLGIDVDLFEIQKLLRSIGLEVEVADDRKDEALYVRVPNFRPDLERDVDLIEEVARLKGYDHIPTTMPQGRILCHREPPLRRLERRLRDAVIACGFNEVVNYSFNSAGLLDRLGLAADDSRRRQVRLLNPLNDDQSVMRTTLVPSLLQTVAQNLAYRSTTDLRLFELRPVFLPRAGEELPEENPRLTGVMCGRRAPLGWSQGSENVDFYDLKGVVEELLGHLRLAGLAWDSSMPEVYYHPGKSCTLRVDQQVLGSLGEVHPKVLAAFDIEQPVFLFDLDLGALLQLGEGRSQFKSLSRYPGVYRDSALLLDERVSGRQILDVVQGAKAKDMEDVVIFDIYRGKGIPEGKKSVAIRVRYRSAEKTLTDEEIGQSHGRIIRALENELGAEIR; this is encoded by the coding sequence ATGATCCTCACCTACAACTGGCTCAGAGAATTCGTCGATTGCGATCTCGCTCCCGAGGAACTGGCCCATCGCCTGACCATGGCCGGGCTTGAGGTCGACAGCATGGAGAAAATCGGGGAAGGCCTCGATACGGTCATCGTCGCTCGTCTCCAGAGCGTTGCTCCGCATCCCGACGCCGATCGCCTGACGGTCTGCCAGGTTGATACCGGCAGCGCGCTGATCCATGTGGTGTGCGGCGCGCAAAACCATAAAAGCGGTGATCTGGTGGCGCTTGCCCAGGTCGGCACGGTTCTGCCGGGTGACTTCAAAATCAAAAAATCGAAAATCCGCGGCCAGGAATCCCAGGGTATGCTCTGCTCCGAGAAGGAATTGGGTCTCGCCGAGCAGTCCGAGGGGATCTTGATTTTACCGCCGCATCTCGATCTGGGCACCCCGGTATTTGAAGCCTTGGGCCTCAAGGATGTGCGTTTTGAATTGGGCTTGACCCCCAATCGCGCCGATTGCCTGAGTGTCGTCGGTGTGGCGCGAGAAGTCGCCGCCTTGACCGGCAGGAGCCTGCGCCTGCCGAAATCTCTTCTCGTCGAGGACGGCGCGCCCATCGGCGAGCAGACCTCCGTCACCATCCAGGAACCAGGCATGTGTCCGCGCTACGCCGCCCGCCTGATTCGCGGGGTCAAGATCGGTCCCTCGCCTCAGTGGATGGTGCGCCGTCTGGAATCCATCGGCCTGCGTTCCATCAACAACGTGGTCGATGTCACCAATTACGTTCTCATGGAACTGGGGCACCCGCTCCATGCCTTTGACTTTCATCAACTGCGCGGCGGCCGTATCCTCGTGCGCCGCGCCGCCGAAGGCGAGCGCTTCACAACCCTCGACGGGCAGGAGCGCCTGCTCAACGGCGGGGATCTGACCATTTGCGACGGCGAGGGGCCGGTCGCCCTGGCCGGCATCATGGGCGGCGAAAATTCCGAAATTCGTCCGGAAACCGTCGATATTTTGCTTGAGAGCGCTTATTTCAATCCCCCGACCATTCGCCGCACCAGCAAGCGGCTGGGGCTGCACAGCGAGTCTTCCCACCGCTTCGAACGCGGTGCCGATGTCGACATGGTGCCCCGTGCGCTGGATCGCGCGGCAGGATTGATCCTCGAGGTCGCCGGCGGCACCCTGGCCAAGGGCGCAATTGACTGTTATCCCACTCGGATCCACCAGCGGCGCATCACCCTTTCGCCGGAGCGCACCAGTCGCCTGCTGGGCATTGATGTCGATCTGTTCGAGATTCAGAAACTGCTGCGCTCCATCGGTCTTGAGGTCGAGGTGGCCGATGATCGCAAGGATGAAGCGCTATATGTGCGGGTGCCCAATTTCCGCCCCGATCTTGAGCGTGACGTTGACTTGATCGAGGAAGTGGCGCGACTCAAGGGCTATGATCATATTCCCACGACCATGCCCCAGGGGCGCATTCTTTGTCATCGCGAACCGCCTCTGCGCCGCCTGGAGCGGCGCCTGCGCGATGCCGTGATCGCCTGTGGCTTCAACGAAGTCGTCAATTATTCGTTCAACAGCGCGGGACTGCTTGATCGTCTTGGGCTTGCCGCGGACGATTCCCGGCGCCGGCAGGTGCGGCTGCTCAATCCCCTGAACGACGACCAGTCGGTGATGCGCACCACCCTTGTACCCAGTCTCTTGCAGACCGTGGCGCAGAACCTGGCCTATCGCAGTACGACCGATCTGCGCCTTTTCGAGTTGCGCCCGGTCTTCTTGCCGCGCGCGGGCGAAGAACTGCCCGAGGAAAATCCGCGTTTGACGGGTGTGATGTGTGGCCGGCGTGCACCCCTAGGATGGTCGCAGGGGAGCGAAAATGTCGATTTTTACGATCTCAAGGGCGTGGTGGAAGAGCTTCTGGGGCATTTGCGCCTGGCGGGGCTGGCCTGGGACAGCTCCATGCCCGAAGTCTATTATCATCCGGGGAAAAGTTGCACTCTCCGTGTGGATCAGCAAGTCCTGGGATCCCTGGGTGAGGTTCATCCCAAGGTACTGGCGGCCTTTGACATTGAGCAGCCGGTATTTCTTTTCGATCTCGACTTGGGCGCCTTGCTGCAATTGGGCGAAGGGCGCTCGCAATTCAAGAGCCTCTCGCGTTATCCGGGCGTGTATCGCGACAGCGCCCTGTTGCTTGATGAACGGGTCAGTGGCCGGCAGATCCTGGATGTCGTTCAGGGCGCCAAGGCCAAGGATATGGAGGATGTCGTGATCTTCGACATCTATCGCGGCAAGGGAATCCCCGAGGGGAAAAAGAGCGTGGCCATCCGGGTGCGTTATCGCTCCGCCGAGAAAACCCTGACGGATGAAGAGATCGGCCAGTCCCACGGGCGCATCATCCGTGCCCTGGAAAATGAGTTAGGTGCTGAAATTCGCTGA
- a CDS encoding integration host factor subunit alpha, with protein sequence MTKADLIESVYLKTGFSKKESAEIVEMVFDLIKGTLEKGEKIKIAGFGNFVVKEKDSRRGRNPQTGDEIEITSRRILTFKPSQVLKSCINDAD encoded by the coding sequence ATGACCAAGGCGGATCTGATCGAAAGCGTTTATCTCAAAACCGGCTTTTCCAAGAAGGAATCGGCCGAAATCGTCGAGATGGTCTTTGACTTGATCAAGGGGACCCTTGAGAAGGGGGAAAAGATCAAGATTGCCGGCTTCGGCAATTTCGTCGTGAAAGAAAAGGATTCGCGGCGGGGCCGAAACCCCCAGACGGGCGATGAGATTGAAATCACCTCGCGCCGCATTCTGACCTTCAAGCCCAGCCAGGTGCTCAAGTCCTGCATCAACGACGCTGACTGA
- a CDS encoding MerR family transcriptional regulator produces MIPDKLYFKIGEVSRITGIKPHVLRYWEAEFGVFSPVKSRSRQRLYQRKDIELVLRLKQLLYNEGFTIAGARKKLKEERPEAAQAPLPLFDSTPDLLSEIRLDLIRLRDSLRGMPMTCSRPANLRSDT; encoded by the coding sequence ATGATACCCGATAAGCTCTATTTCAAGATTGGAGAAGTTTCCCGGATCACGGGCATCAAACCCCATGTCCTGCGCTACTGGGAAGCGGAATTCGGGGTTTTTTCCCCGGTTAAGAGTCGCAGTCGGCAGCGCCTTTACCAGCGCAAGGACATTGAATTGGTGCTGCGGCTCAAGCAACTGCTGTACAACGAAGGGTTCACCATCGCCGGAGCCCGAAAAAAGCTCAAGGAAGAGCGGCCGGAGGCAGCGCAAGCGCCCCTGCCGCTTTTTGATTCCACCCCCGATCTTCTCAGCGAAATCCGTTTGGATCTCATAAGACTGCGGGATTCGCTGCGCGGCATGCCGATGACGTGCAGCCGCCCCGCGAACCTTCGCTCGGACACCTGA
- the surE gene encoding 5'/3'-nucleotidase SurE: MLVLVTNDDGIHAPGLAALAAELGRLGRVAVVAPDRERSATGHSLTLHSPLRAEEIRPQWFAIDGTPTDCVNLGIHGLFRERPALVVSGINRGANMGDDITYSGTVAAAMEATLMGVPAFAVSLANLSEQQADYRPAARFAARLAQALLERGLPRDTFFNVNVPALKDDQLQGVRLTRQGKRIYGDLVIENTDPRGRKYYWIGAGDLDFKDVEGTDFHAVHRGFISLTPLHLDLTNYRSFEELSTWDLFSVQS, encoded by the coding sequence TTGCTTGTTCTCGTCACCAACGATGATGGCATTCATGCCCCGGGCCTGGCGGCTCTGGCCGCCGAACTCGGTCGCCTCGGCCGTGTCGCGGTGGTGGCGCCGGATCGCGAGCGCAGCGCCACAGGCCATTCCCTGACTCTGCATTCCCCGTTGCGCGCCGAGGAAATTCGTCCCCAGTGGTTTGCCATCGACGGCACGCCGACCGACTGCGTCAACCTCGGGATCCATGGTTTGTTTCGCGAACGTCCGGCCCTGGTGGTTTCCGGCATCAATCGCGGCGCCAATATGGGCGACGACATTACCTATTCCGGCACGGTGGCCGCGGCCATGGAGGCCACGCTCATGGGTGTTCCGGCATTCGCCGTTTCCTTGGCGAACCTTTCGGAGCAGCAGGCCGATTACCGACCCGCCGCGCGCTTTGCCGCGCGTCTCGCCCAGGCATTGCTCGAGCGCGGCTTGCCGCGCGATACGTTTTTCAACGTCAATGTCCCGGCCTTGAAGGACGATCAGTTACAGGGCGTGCGCCTCACACGGCAGGGAAAGCGGATCTATGGCGACCTGGTCATTGAAAACACCGATCCGCGCGGACGAAAATATTATTGGATCGGCGCGGGCGATCTGGATTTCAAGGATGTGGAAGGTACGGATTTTCACGCCGTTCATCGCGGTTTCATTTCCCTGACGCCCCTCCATCTCGATCTGACCAACTATCGTTCCTTCGAGGAATTGTCGACCTGGGATCTTTTTTCGGTCCAATCCTGA
- a CDS encoding protein-L-isoaspartate(D-aspartate) O-methyltransferase: MDFTISRRRMVEQHIKARGVRDPLVLDAMSQVPRHLFVEEALRDQAYSDFPLPIGHRQTISQPYMVAVMTEALRLKGGEKVLEIGTGSGYQAAVLSRIAGRVYTVERIAELARRARRILDQIGAINVNIKVTDGTFGWEEEQPFDGILVTAGAPSIPPSYLHQLAPGGRLVIPVGSLGSQTLMRVTHSAPGRFDEERLLDCRFVPLIGRNGWQSEEY; the protein is encoded by the coding sequence ATGGATTTTACCATTTCACGCCGCCGTATGGTGGAGCAGCACATCAAGGCGCGCGGCGTGCGCGATCCCCTGGTGCTCGATGCCATGTCGCAGGTGCCGCGTCACCTGTTTGTCGAGGAAGCCCTGCGCGATCAGGCCTACAGTGATTTCCCCCTGCCCATCGGTCATCGCCAGACCATTTCCCAGCCTTACATGGTCGCCGTCATGACGGAAGCCTTGCGCCTCAAGGGCGGTGAGAAAGTTCTCGAAATCGGTACGGGATCGGGCTATCAGGCGGCGGTACTGTCGCGCATCGCCGGGAGAGTGTACACGGTGGAGCGCATCGCGGAATTGGCGCGGCGCGCGCGGCGCATCCTCGATCAGATCGGCGCCATCAACGTCAATATCAAGGTGACGGACGGCACCTTCGGCTGGGAAGAAGAACAGCCCTTCGACGGCATTCTGGTCACGGCCGGCGCGCCCTCGATTCCCCCGAGCTATCTGCATCAACTGGCGCCTGGCGGGCGCCTGGTCATTCCCGTCGGCAGCCTGGGCAGCCAAACCCTGATGCGTGTGACCCATTCCGCACCCGGGCGCTTTGATGAAGAGCGGCTGCTTGATTGTCGTTTTGTGCCCCTGATCGGCCGCAACGGCTGGCAAAGCGAGGAATATTGA
- a CDS encoding YqaA family protein, whose translation MFGLRRLYDWVLSWAQTPYGGIALFFLAFIESSVFPVPPDVLLIALALSAPTRAFRFALIAACGSVLGGLFGYLLGFGLWHVLDSYFYAYVPGFSPEGFVRVQDLFERYNFWVVFSAGFTPIPYKIITIGAGVFQINLPVFVLASAVGRSLRFFLVAWFLYRFGPPVRILIEKYFNLLALVFFILLLAGVWVVKYAF comes from the coding sequence ATGTTCGGCCTGCGACGGCTTTATGACTGGGTTCTGTCCTGGGCACAGACGCCTTACGGGGGCATTGCCCTGTTTTTTTTGGCTTTCATTGAATCCTCCGTCTTTCCCGTCCCGCCCGATGTTCTGTTGATCGCCCTGGCGCTTTCCGCGCCCACCCGCGCGTTTCGCTTCGCCCTGATCGCGGCCTGCGGGTCGGTGCTGGGAGGGCTTTTCGGCTACTTGCTCGGATTTGGCCTCTGGCATGTTCTGGATTCCTATTTCTACGCCTATGTCCCGGGATTTTCACCCGAGGGCTTTGTGCGGGTTCAGGATCTGTTCGAACGTTATAATTTCTGGGTCGTCTTTTCCGCGGGATTCACGCCGATCCCCTATAAGATCATCACCATCGGCGCGGGAGTTTTCCAAATCAACCTGCCGGTATTCGTGCTGGCGTCCGCCGTCGGGCGCAGTCTGCGATTTTTCCTGGTGGCCTGGTTTCTCTATCGGTTCGGTCCGCCGGTGCGCATACTGATCGAAAAATACTTCAATCTGCTGGCATTGGTGTTTTTTATTCTTCTGCTCGCGGGCGTCTGGGTGGTAAAATACGCCTTCTGA
- a CDS encoding M23 family metallopeptidase, producing MRPWVIFFVAPLIWLTLWACAPQRGVYHTVEPGQTLYRISRAYGVDEKNLARLNGIDDPTQLRVGQRIFIPGVSQEKKVSASVAPASAPPSPTVRPQSSPPPSPAPAPPATTSRPAPPPPRISPTPPPASSSPSIAAAPRTPPPAASIGKGHFAWPLQGEVVRRFGQKNSGPGQGIEIAAGKGTPVRSAAAGRVIYSGDGVRGYGNLIILRHDDNFFTVYAYNDRNLVKDGTFVGKGEQIAAVGIPPGGGTPRLYFEVRQGKDTVDPLFYLP from the coding sequence ATGCGGCCTTGGGTGATTTTCTTTGTTGCTCCCCTGATCTGGCTCACCCTTTGGGCGTGCGCGCCTCAGCGCGGGGTATACCACACGGTCGAGCCGGGTCAGACCCTCTATCGCATCAGTCGGGCCTACGGTGTCGATGAAAAAAACCTGGCGCGCTTGAACGGAATCGACGACCCCACGCAATTGCGCGTTGGGCAGCGAATTTTCATTCCCGGAGTTTCCCAGGAAAAGAAGGTTTCGGCGAGCGTCGCACCGGCTTCTGCTCCCCCGTCGCCGACCGTCAGGCCTCAATCTTCTCCCCCGCCGTCTCCCGCTCCCGCTCCTCCCGCGACGACCAGCCGCCCGGCGCCGCCTCCTCCGCGGATTTCGCCGACGCCGCCTCCCGCAAGTTCCTCGCCGAGCATCGCCGCCGCGCCGCGAACGCCTCCGCCCGCCGCAAGCATCGGCAAAGGGCATTTTGCCTGGCCTTTGCAGGGCGAGGTGGTTCGCCGTTTCGGGCAAAAAAACAGCGGTCCAGGCCAAGGCATCGAAATTGCCGCCGGCAAGGGTACGCCCGTCCGCTCGGCGGCGGCTGGCCGAGTCATTTACAGCGGCGATGGCGTGCGTGGTTACGGCAATTTGATCATCCTGCGGCATGACGACAATTTTTTCACCGTCTATGCCTACAATGATCGCAATCTGGTCAAGGACGGCACCTTCGTCGGCAAGGGGGAACAGATCGCCGCCGTCGGCATTCCTCCGGGAGGAGGGACGCCGCGTCTTTACTTCGAGGTGCGCCAGGGCAAGGACACGGTGGATCCGCTTTTTTACTTGCCATAG
- a CDS encoding sigma-70 family RNA polymerase sigma factor, with protein sequence MNDELSELDDLDIDDEEADEMEDEAVDAEDDLEEEPEEAEAKGDFGDHSDDAIKLYLKEIQKTKLLTAEEERELARRIAKGEMAARDRMIESNLRLVVKIAKRYMNRGLPFLDLIEEGNMGLIKAVERFKLSKECRFSTYATWWIRQSIERALVNQSRTIRLPVHVSDDINKLIKISRELQQKLNREPQVKEVAEAMGVEPAYVRRLMVLVKKTYSIEHPMGENSDYSLMDTIEDATAVDPSGLVEDLEKYRRVEEWLATLSESEREILTLRFGLQDREPQTLDTIGRKFGVTRERIRQIEAKSLEKLRRIMEEGEENARALREDF encoded by the coding sequence ATGAACGATGAACTCAGTGAACTCGACGATCTCGACATCGATGACGAAGAGGCCGATGAGATGGAGGATGAGGCCGTCGATGCCGAGGATGATCTGGAGGAAGAGCCTGAAGAAGCCGAGGCCAAGGGCGATTTCGGCGACCATTCCGATGACGCCATCAAGCTCTACCTCAAGGAGATTCAGAAGACCAAGCTGCTGACCGCCGAGGAGGAGCGCGAGCTGGCGCGTCGTATCGCCAAGGGCGAAATGGCGGCACGGGATCGCATGATCGAGTCGAACCTGCGCCTCGTGGTGAAAATCGCCAAGCGTTACATGAATCGGGGCCTGCCTTTTCTCGATCTGATCGAGGAGGGCAACATGGGACTGATCAAGGCGGTGGAACGCTTCAAGCTGAGCAAGGAGTGCCGCTTCTCCACCTACGCCACCTGGTGGATCCGCCAGTCCATCGAGCGCGCGCTGGTCAACCAGAGCCGCACCATTCGCCTGCCCGTGCATGTCTCCGACGACATCAACAAGCTCATCAAGATCAGCCGCGAGTTGCAGCAAAAGCTCAACCGCGAGCCGCAGGTCAAGGAAGTCGCCGAGGCCATGGGCGTGGAACCGGCCTATGTGCGTCGTCTCATGGTCCTGGTCAAGAAGACCTACTCCATCGAGCACCCCATGGGGGAAAACAGCGACTACAGTCTCATGGACACCATCGAAGACGCCACGGCGGTCGATCCGTCCGGTCTGGTCGAGGATCTCGAGAAGTATAGGCGTGTCGAGGAATGGCTGGCGACCCTAAGCGAGAGCGAGCGGGAAATTCTCACCCTGCGCTTCGGGTTGCAGGATCGTGAGCCGCAGACGCTGGACACCATCGGACGTAAATTCGGGGTGACCCGCGAGCGCATTCGTCAGATCGAGGCCAAGAGCCTGGAGAAACTGCGCAGAATCATGGAAGAGGGGGAAGAGAACGCTCGAGCCCTCAGGGAAGATTTCTAA
- a CDS encoding adenine phosphoribosyltransferase, producing the protein MEDLKTIIRDIPDFPKKGILFKDITTLLSDAKSYHRMIDLIAHRYIGQNIAQVVGVEARGFILGAALAYKLGAGVTLVRKPGKLPYRTRKQSYQLEYGEDTLEIHEDAFQPGTRVIIADDLLATGGTVAAVYQLVTSLGADVIECAFMTELKFLNGRQRLPQGKVFSLLQFD; encoded by the coding sequence GTGGAGGATCTCAAAACCATCATCCGTGATATTCCCGATTTTCCGAAAAAGGGAATCCTGTTCAAAGATATCACCACCTTGCTGTCCGATGCCAAAAGCTATCACCGCATGATCGATCTCATCGCCCATCGTTATATCGGGCAGAATATCGCTCAGGTGGTGGGTGTCGAGGCGCGCGGCTTCATTCTCGGCGCCGCCTTGGCCTACAAACTCGGCGCCGGGGTCACCCTGGTGCGCAAGCCGGGCAAATTGCCCTATCGCACGCGCAAGCAGAGCTATCAGCTCGAATACGGCGAGGACACCCTGGAGATTCACGAGGATGCTTTTCAGCCAGGCACCCGGGTGATCATCGCCGATGATCTTTTGGCGACCGGCGGCACCGTCGCCGCGGTTTACCAACTCGTGACCAGTCTGGGCGCCGACGTGATCGAATGCGCCTTCATGACCGAGCTGAAATTTCTCAACGGGCGGCAACGCTTGCCCCAGGGCAAGGTGTTTAGTCTGCTGCAGTTCGACTGA
- a CDS encoding pirin family protein, with protein MSNLFEESAHCTPEICPPRAALRTILEPTDRDLGGFSVRRLMPSDRLKSVGPFVFFDHLGPARFAPGTGIDVRPHPHIGLATITYLFEGEILHRDSLGQVQPIRPGEINWMTAGRGIVHSERTPPDLRQAGHDLHALQLWVALPEEQEETAPEFLHYDAAQLPSIEKEGLSLRIMVGEAFGVTSPVKTYSPTLYVEAKLTKGATIALPEGVKERAAYVVTGNLKFRDTLISSHHMAVFDDAPGVELIAAEDSRLVIIGGKPLGKRTVWWNLVASRRELIEKAKAAWKNGQFPKVPGETEFIPLPGE; from the coding sequence ATGAGCAACCTGTTCGAAGAGTCGGCCCATTGCACGCCGGAAATCTGCCCTCCCCGCGCCGCGCTGCGCACCATCCTTGAACCCACGGACCGGGATCTCGGCGGCTTCAGCGTGCGCCGTCTGATGCCCTCCGATCGCCTCAAGTCGGTCGGACCCTTCGTGTTTTTCGATCATCTGGGCCCCGCCCGCTTCGCGCCCGGCACGGGTATCGACGTGCGCCCCCATCCGCACATCGGTCTGGCGACCATCACCTATCTGTTCGAGGGCGAAATCCTCCACCGCGACAGCCTCGGCCAGGTACAGCCGATTCGGCCGGGTGAAATCAATTGGATGACGGCCGGACGCGGCATCGTCCACTCGGAACGCACTCCGCCCGACCTGCGGCAGGCCGGACACGACCTGCATGCCCTGCAACTCTGGGTGGCGCTTCCCGAGGAGCAGGAAGAAACGGCGCCGGAGTTTCTGCACTACGATGCCGCGCAATTACCGTCCATCGAAAAAGAAGGTCTCAGCCTGCGGATTATGGTCGGCGAGGCCTTCGGCGTCACGTCGCCCGTCAAGACCTACTCGCCTACCCTTTATGTGGAAGCAAAGCTCACCAAAGGAGCAACCATCGCTCTGCCCGAGGGGGTCAAAGAGCGCGCCGCTTACGTGGTAACCGGCAACCTCAAGTTTCGCGACACGCTCATTTCCTCTCACCACATGGCGGTGTTCGACGACGCGCCGGGCGTCGAATTGATCGCCGCCGAGGACAGCCGTCTGGTGATCATCGGCGGCAAACCCCTGGGCAAGCGCACCGTGTGGTGGAATCTGGTCGCCTCACGCCGGGAATTGATCGAAAAGGCCAAGGCGGCTTGGAAAAATGGGCAGTTTCCCAAGGTACCGGGAGAAACGGAGTTTATTCCCCTGCCCGGAGAGTGA
- a CDS encoding MATE family efflux transporter, with translation MENKQKTTPAGGLREMSAIAMPMVVSQACETLLIFTDRLFLAQLGSTTMSAAMAGGLTSFMLMTFFIGLIGYSTALVAQYLGAGRKELCAFVVTQAALLAILATPVILAAKPLAHWFFSVLEIPAEQRHQQQLYFDILLYGTPLVLLRGSLSGFFSGIGRTRVVMLSAGVAMLVNIGANYLLIFGKLGLPALGIRGAAYGTLLGSLCALLVMLTAYLKGSNRREFEIFASLRLDRAVMGKLLRFGSPSGVELFLNLLAFTLVILIFHGHGLVTATAITIVFNWDMVSFVPLLGIQIGVLSLVGRYMGAGRPDIAERATRSGLKMTLAYSSVILLIFVSIPEVLVAVFEPRHSDAIFVEAAPLAVHMLRLASLYVLADAMMVVFSGALRGAGDTFWAMCLSVCMHWLLVPVLLVFLKVLDVPPQTAWLALIAFFLSFSGLFYWRYRMGKWKSLVVVRDRGGSS, from the coding sequence TTGGAAAACAAGCAGAAGACAACACCGGCCGGCGGTCTGCGGGAAATGTCGGCCATCGCCATGCCGATGGTGGTCTCGCAGGCCTGCGAAACCCTCCTGATCTTCACCGACCGTTTGTTTCTGGCGCAGCTCGGCTCGACCACCATGAGCGCGGCCATGGCCGGCGGGCTCACCAGTTTCATGCTGATGACGTTTTTCATCGGCCTGATCGGCTACAGCACCGCCCTGGTGGCGCAGTATCTCGGCGCCGGGCGCAAGGAGCTCTGCGCCTTCGTCGTCACCCAGGCGGCCTTGTTGGCCATCCTGGCAACCCCCGTGATCCTCGCGGCCAAGCCGCTGGCGCACTGGTTTTTTTCCGTCCTGGAGATCCCCGCCGAGCAACGCCACCAACAGCAACTCTATTTCGACATCCTGCTCTACGGCACGCCCCTAGTTTTGCTGCGCGGCAGTTTGAGCGGCTTTTTTTCCGGCATCGGACGCACCCGCGTGGTGATGCTTTCGGCAGGGGTGGCGATGCTGGTCAACATCGGCGCCAACTATTTGCTGATCTTCGGCAAACTTGGCCTGCCCGCCCTGGGCATTCGCGGCGCGGCTTACGGAACGCTGCTCGGCAGCCTCTGCGCCTTGCTGGTGATGCTGACGGCCTACCTGAAAGGTTCCAACCGGCGAGAATTTGAGATTTTTGCGTCCCTGCGCCTGGATCGCGCCGTCATGGGCAAGCTGCTGCGTTTCGGTTCGCCCTCGGGTGTCGAGCTCTTTCTCAACCTACTGGCCTTTACCCTCGTCATCCTCATTTTTCACGGCCACGGCCTGGTCACCGCGACGGCGATCACCATCGTCTTCAACTGGGACATGGTCTCTTTCGTGCCCCTGCTCGGCATCCAGATCGGCGTGCTCAGCCTGGTCGGGCGCTACATGGGCGCCGGGCGTCCGGACATCGCCGAGCGCGCCACCCGTTCGGGCCTGAAAATGACGCTGGCCTACTCCAGCGTCATTCTTCTCATCTTCGTGTCCATCCCGGAAGTTCTGGTGGCCGTATTCGAGCCGCGGCACAGTGATGCCATTTTCGTCGAGGCGGCACCTCTGGCCGTGCATATGCTGCGCCTGGCCTCGCTCTACGTGCTGGCCGACGCCATGATGGTGGTGTTCAGCGGCGCGCTGCGCGGCGCCGGAGACACGTTCTGGGCCATGTGTCTCTCCGTATGCATGCACTGGCTGCTGGTTCCGGTTCTCCTCGTCTTTCTCAAGGTGCTGGACGTGCCGCCCCAAACCGCCTGGCTGGCCCTCATCGCGTTTTTCCTGAGCTTCAGCGGCCTGTTTTATTGGCGCTATCGCATGGGCAAGTGGAAATCCTTGGTCGTGGTTCGCGATCGAGGTGGGTCTAGCTGA